A genomic stretch from Dehalococcoidales bacterium includes:
- a CDS encoding 2Fe-2S iron-sulfur cluster-binding protein, producing MVKLTIDGRECRAEEEKTILEVASENGIHIPTLCYHEEVSPYGACRLCMVEVTRKGRKRLVASCLYPVAEGLVVRTETPEVNNIRRTVIELLLARCPDSEVVQEMAHDLGVDKPIFSLEEDNHKCILCALCTRVCQEVVGVSAITLVNRGVDRQMATPFYDFSEVCIGCGSCSFVCPTRAISFEDVGDTRVITMPHVTMEFKLKKCSKCGKYWAPERQLEYIAKTAGIAPEAFDICPDCRD from the coding sequence ATGGTAAAACTGACTATTGACGGACGGGAATGTCGGGCGGAAGAGGAAAAGACAATACTTGAAGTAGCTAGTGAGAACGGCATCCACATCCCAACCCTGTGTTACCATGAGGAGGTATCCCCTTACGGTGCCTGCCGTCTCTGTATGGTTGAAGTGACCCGGAAGGGGCGGAAGAGGCTGGTAGCTTCCTGTCTTTATCCGGTGGCGGAGGGTCTTGTCGTCAGGACCGAAACACCGGAGGTTAATAACATCCGCCGCACGGTGATCGAGTTGCTGCTGGCGAGGTGCCCCGACTCAGAGGTGGTACAGGAAATGGCCCATGATCTGGGCGTCGATAAGCCGATCTTCAGCCTGGAAGAGGACAACCACAAGTGCATTCTCTGTGCCTTATGCACCAGGGTGTGTCAGGAGGTGGTGGGGGTATCGGCGATAACCCTGGTCAACCGTGGGGTCGACCGGCAGATGGCTACCCCGTTCTACGACTTCTCCGAGGTGTGCATCGGGTGCGGTTCTTGCTCTTTCGTATGCCCTACCCGGGCGATCAGTTTCGAGGATGTCGGCGATACTCGGGTGATCACTATGCCTCACGTGACCATGGAGTTCAAGCTGAAGAAGTGTAGCAAGTGCGGCAAGTACTGGGCTCCCGAGAGACAGTTGGAGTATATCGCTAAGACAGCCGGGATCGCTCCGGAGGCGTTTGATATCTGCCCGGACTGCCGGGACTGA
- a CDS encoding NADH-ubiquinone oxidoreductase-F iron-sulfur binding region domain-containing protein, with translation MERLSSPAELEKARKSIVSKRDAKKPCITVCSGTGCHAFGCEKVSTAFQNEIKRLGLEEKVDVRTTGCHGFCERGPLVVIRPRDIFYQRVSADDAAEIISETVLKNNVIDRLLYADPNTGKKIVHEHEVPFYAGQKRLVFGNNGYIDPSSIEDYLAVGGYAALGKVLSGIKPEAVIEEIKKSGLRGRGGGGFPTGIKWESCRNAPSPDGVRYIICNADEGDPGAYMDRSLLEGNPHSVLEGMLIGAYAIGGHEGYVYVRHEYPLAVKNVRLAIKQAEEYGLLGKNILGSGFDFSIRINRGGGAFICGESSALMASLEGKVGEPRAKYIHTVEKGLWEKPTTLNNVETWANVPLIINHGADWYTKTGTANSKGTKIFSLVGKVNNTGLVEVPMGITLKEIIYDIGGGIPGGKKFKAVQTGGPSGGVIPDSLINLPVDFDELTKSGSMMGSGGMIVMDEDNCMVDIAKYFIGFLEGESCGKCVPCREGLKRMREILDGISEGRGKEGDIDLLERLSTTLTDGALCALGSTAPNPVLSTIRYFRDEYEAHIKEKRCPAGVCKELITYQIIKEKCPGCGLCIKSCPAEAITSGGKKQPVILDQEKCIKCGACYDVCKLGAVKVS, from the coding sequence TTGGAAAGGTTAAGCTCTCCTGCGGAACTAGAAAAGGCAAGAAAATCGATAGTCAGCAAACGGGATGCCAAGAAGCCCTGTATTACGGTATGCAGCGGGACCGGTTGTCATGCCTTTGGCTGTGAAAAGGTATCCACAGCTTTCCAGAATGAGATTAAACGGCTCGGGCTTGAGGAAAAGGTGGATGTCAGGACTACCGGCTGTCACGGCTTCTGTGAAAGGGGTCCGCTGGTGGTTATCCGTCCCAGGGATATTTTCTATCAGCGGGTAAGCGCCGACGATGCCGCCGAGATAATCTCGGAGACGGTGCTCAAAAACAACGTCATCGACAGGCTGCTCTACGCCGATCCCAACACCGGCAAGAAGATAGTCCACGAGCATGAAGTACCGTTCTATGCCGGCCAGAAGCGGCTTGTCTTCGGTAATAACGGCTATATCGACCCTTCCTCAATCGAGGACTATCTGGCGGTAGGCGGTTATGCTGCTCTGGGTAAAGTGCTGTCCGGGATTAAGCCCGAGGCAGTCATTGAGGAAATAAAGAAGTCGGGTTTAAGGGGACGCGGCGGCGGCGGCTTTCCTACTGGTATTAAGTGGGAGTCCTGCCGTAATGCCCCCTCGCCGGACGGCGTTCGCTATATCATCTGCAACGCCGATGAAGGCGACCCCGGTGCCTATATGGACAGGAGTCTGCTGGAGGGTAATCCGCACAGTGTCCTGGAAGGAATGTTAATCGGGGCCTATGCCATAGGCGGCCATGAGGGCTATGTCTATGTGCGCCACGAGTACCCGCTGGCGGTGAAGAATGTCAGGTTAGCCATCAAGCAGGCTGAAGAGTACGGATTGCTCGGTAAGAATATCCTCGGCTCCGGCTTTGACTTCAGCATCAGGATAAACCGGGGCGGCGGTGCTTTTATCTGCGGCGAGTCTTCGGCACTGATGGCTTCGCTGGAGGGCAAGGTAGGGGAACCCCGTGCCAAGTATATCCATACCGTCGAAAAGGGTCTATGGGAAAAACCAACCACGCTTAACAATGTTGAGACCTGGGCGAACGTCCCCCTGATAATCAATCATGGTGCCGACTGGTATACCAAAACGGGTACCGCTAACAGCAAGGGTACCAAGATCTTCTCCCTGGTGGGTAAGGTCAACAATACCGGTCTGGTAGAGGTCCCGATGGGAATAACGCTTAAGGAAATCATTTATGATATCGGCGGCGGCATTCCCGGAGGTAAAAAGTTCAAGGCGGTACAGACCGGCGGTCCTTCCGGCGGGGTTATTCCGGACAGCTTGATCAATTTGCCGGTCGATTTCGACGAGCTGACCAAGTCCGGTTCGATGATGGGCTCCGGCGGTATGATTGTGATGGATGAGGACAACTGCATGGTGGATATCGCCAAGTACTTCATCGGTTTTCTCGAAGGAGAGTCCTGTGGTAAGTGTGTCCCCTGTCGCGAGGGTTTAAAGAGGATGCGGGAGATACTGGATGGTATCAGCGAAGGCAGGGGCAAGGAAGGCGACATTGATCTGCTGGAGCGTCTCTCCACGACACTGACCGATGGTGCTCTCTGTGCCCTGGGTTCGACGGCGCCCAATCCGGTCTTGAGTACCATCCGTTATTTCCGGGACGAGTATGAAGCGCATATTAAGGAGAAGAGGTGTCCCGCTGGTGTCTGTAAGGAGCTGATTACCTATCAGATTATCAAGGAAAAGTGCCCGGGATGCGGGCTCTGTATCAAGTCCTGCCCGGCGGAGGCGATAACCTCCGGGGGTAAGAAGCAGCCGGTTATTTTGGACCAGGAAAAATGCATCAAGTGCGGGGCCTGCTATGATGTCTGTAAGCTTGGCGCCGTAAAAGTAAGTTGA
- a CDS encoding NAD(P)H-dependent oxidoreductase subunit E — protein sequence MHAEAGQIAKKVGAILDKYQHDKGMLVSILQDIQEEYNYLPRESLEHVSKTLDVPFSQLYSIATFFKALRLTPRGRHLINVCLGTACHVRGAVKVLESIERELGVKAGGTTDGLEFTLETVNCVGACALGPVVIVDGDYHGQMKTEKVKDMIKQYS from the coding sequence ATGCATGCAGAAGCAGGACAGATAGCAAAGAAGGTAGGGGCAATACTGGATAAATATCAGCACGATAAGGGTATGCTGGTATCTATTCTACAGGATATTCAGGAAGAGTATAATTATCTGCCCAGGGAGTCTCTCGAGCATGTCAGCAAGACCCTGGATGTCCCGTTCAGTCAGCTCTACAGTATCGCCACCTTTTTCAAGGCCCTGCGCTTAACGCCCAGGGGACGCCACCTGATTAATGTCTGTCTGGGTACCGCCTGCCATGTCCGCGGAGCGGTCAAGGTCCTGGAGTCCATAGAGCGTGAGCTGGGCGTTAAGGCCGGCGGCACCACCGATGGTCTCGAGTTCACTCTGGAGACGGTCAACTGTGTCGGGGCCTGTGCTCTGGGACCGGTGGTAATCGTCGATGGGGACTACCACGGTCAGATGAAGACGGAAAAGGTCAAAGATATGATTAAGCAATATTCTTGA
- the porB gene encoding pyruvate synthase subunit PorB → MEKYAVFVPKLIKKKENFAPGHRACVGCAEALAVRQTFKALGRDVIVVNATGCMEVVATPLPHTSWCLPWIHTLFENAAAVASGVDSGLKALVRKGRRPDRKISVVAIGGDGATSDIGLQAISGALERWQDFLYVCFDNEAYMNTGIQRSSATPYGASTTTAPAGKKSIGQVTWKKDMPGIAAAHNIPYVATACPSYPFDLMDKVRKGALTPGPAYIHVLSVCPTGWRCAPELAIKVGRLAVETGVFPLYEVENGRYKLTIDVPQLRPVQDYLKLQGRFRHLSEETVKEIQDRVSKDYAKLKEKIECMQKQDR, encoded by the coding sequence ATGGAGAAATACGCTGTTTTTGTTCCCAAGTTAATCAAGAAAAAGGAAAACTTTGCCCCCGGACACCGTGCCTGTGTCGGCTGTGCTGAAGCACTGGCGGTAAGGCAGACCTTCAAGGCGCTGGGCCGTGATGTTATTGTAGTTAACGCCACCGGCTGTATGGAGGTGGTGGCAACACCGCTGCCTCATACCTCCTGGTGTTTGCCCTGGATTCATACCCTCTTTGAGAATGCGGCTGCCGTGGCTTCGGGCGTAGATTCCGGCTTAAAGGCCTTGGTGAGAAAGGGCAGACGCCCGGATAGGAAGATAAGCGTAGTGGCTATCGGCGGTGATGGTGCTACCAGTGACATCGGACTTCAGGCAATCTCAGGTGCTCTGGAAAGATGGCAAGATTTTCTCTATGTCTGCTTTGATAACGAAGCCTATATGAATACCGGTATACAGAGGTCTTCAGCTACCCCCTACGGTGCCTCGACGACTACTGCTCCGGCCGGTAAAAAGAGCATCGGGCAGGTTACCTGGAAAAAGGATATGCCCGGCATTGCTGCTGCCCATAATATCCCCTATGTTGCCACTGCCTGTCCCAGTTATCCCTTCGATCTAATGGATAAGGTGAGAAAGGGAGCGCTTACCCCCGGCCCGGCTTATATTCATGTTCTGTCGGTGTGCCCTACCGGCTGGAGGTGTGCTCCGGAGTTAGCCATTAAGGTAGGCCGTCTGGCGGTAGAAACGGGGGTATTCCCCCTCTACGAGGTTGAGAACGGCCGCTACAAATTAACCATAGATGTACCTCAACTGAGGCCGGTCCAGGACTATCTGAAGCTGCAGGGGAGGTTCCGCCATCTGTCCGAGGAAACCGTGAAGGAGATTCAGGACAGGGTTAGTAAGGACTATGCCAAGCTCAAGGAGAAGATAGAATGCATGCAGAAGCAGGACAGATAG
- a CDS encoding transketolase C-terminal domain-containing protein, protein MTQRVGIEVSRAVAIAAKLANVDVVAAYPITPQTHIVEDLSEMVASGELDASYIPVESEHSAMSSCLGSVAVGARTFTATSSQGMELMHEVLYVASGMRLPVVMAVANRALSAPISIWGDHSDVMSVRDTGWIQIFVTNGQEAFDNILCAFRIGEDRRTLLPVMIHLDGFQLTHVIEPIYLEEQSDVDKFLPRFEYPLPLDPDKPVTMGAFGPPDIYTEVKKAQDVVLTSSKEVILEAWKEFGDIFGRYYSPIQCYRCEGAKVLLMTMGSFSETAMSAVDAMRDDGHAVGLLNLRLWRPFPFAEIRQAVKDADVLVVFDRALSFGGPGGPVCSEVRSALYSLDKRPKVVGFVGGLGGRVVSIAGFREIIERGTRIAREGAEQEFEMFGVRE, encoded by the coding sequence ATGACACAAAGGGTAGGTATAGAGGTCTCACGGGCTGTCGCCATCGCTGCCAAGCTGGCCAACGTTGATGTTGTCGCGGCCTATCCCATTACCCCGCAGACCCATATTGTGGAAGACCTTTCCGAGATGGTAGCCAGCGGCGAGCTGGATGCTTCTTATATCCCGGTTGAATCGGAACACTCGGCAATGAGTTCCTGTCTCGGCTCAGTAGCAGTCGGAGCGAGAACCTTTACCGCTACCTCCAGCCAGGGGATGGAATTGATGCACGAAGTGCTCTATGTTGCCTCGGGCATGCGATTGCCCGTCGTTATGGCGGTGGCCAATCGTGCCCTGTCGGCGCCGATAAGCATCTGGGGTGACCACTCCGATGTGATGTCCGTGCGCGATACCGGCTGGATTCAGATCTTTGTCACCAACGGGCAGGAGGCCTTTGATAACATACTCTGTGCCTTCCGTATCGGTGAAGACCGCAGGACACTGCTTCCGGTCATGATACACCTGGACGGGTTTCAACTGACCCATGTCATTGAGCCGATATATCTTGAAGAGCAGAGTGATGTTGACAAGTTCTTGCCCCGGTTTGAGTATCCCCTGCCCTTGGATCCGGACAAACCGGTAACGATGGGGGCTTTCGGGCCGCCGGATATCTACACCGAGGTGAAAAAAGCACAGGATGTAGTCCTGACATCGTCTAAAGAGGTGATTCTGGAAGCCTGGAAGGAATTCGGTGATATCTTCGGGCGCTACTACTCCCCGATTCAGTGCTACCGTTGTGAAGGGGCCAAGGTGCTGCTGATGACTATGGGCAGCTTTAGCGAGACCGCCATGAGTGCGGTAGATGCTATGCGTGATGATGGTCACGCGGTGGGGTTGCTGAATCTCAGGCTATGGCGGCCATTCCCCTTTGCTGAAATCCGCCAGGCGGTTAAGGATGCCGATGTTCTTGTCGTGTTCGATAGGGCGCTTTCCTTCGGCGGGCCCGGTGGACCGGTCTGCTCCGAGGTCAGATCGGCCCTGTATAGCCTGGACAAGAGGCCCAAGGTAGTTGGTTTTGTCGGTGGTCTGGGAGGCAGAGTGGTCTCGATAGCAGGGTTCAGAGAGATAATCGAGCGGGGGACTAGGATTGCCAGGGAAGGAGCCGAGCAGGAGTTTGAAATGTTTGGGGTGAGGGAATAA
- a CDS encoding 4Fe-4S binding protein produces the protein MTESEGKPTWQQIEIGAIITEPGSARQYQTGDWRTQRPTYEHERCIKCGLCSIYCPEGCIEPNEEGYFEADLFYCKGCGICARECWTKAINMVEEE, from the coding sequence TTGACGGAATCAGAAGGTAAGCCAACCTGGCAGCAGATAGAGATTGGCGCAATAATCACCGAGCCGGGAAGTGCCCGCCAGTATCAGACCGGCGACTGGAGGACGCAGCGGCCGACCTATGAGCACGAGCGTTGCATCAAATGCGGCCTTTGCTCCATCTATTGCCCCGAGGGATGTATTGAGCCGAACGAAGAGGGATACTTTGAGGCTGACCTGTTTTACTGTAAGGGGTGTGGCATCTGTGCCCGGGAGTGCTGGACAAAAGCGATTAATATGGTAGAGGAGGAGTGA
- a CDS encoding 2-oxoacid:acceptor oxidoreductase family protein — protein MTNTAGLVEIRWHGRGGQGAVTSAELLAQAAINEGKYAQAFPAFGAERRGAPVVAFVRIDSDNPIRVRAEIDEPDVVVVLASDLLRVVNVSSGLKADGILVINTPKTADEIIKEFHYKWALATVDATRIARETLGVPIVNTAMVGALLKAAEVTKLDSLIEPLKHRFGRLADKNINAMQKAYEGTTVRGKSN, from the coding sequence GTGACGAATACGGCGGGACTCGTTGAGATTAGATGGCATGGTCGGGGTGGTCAGGGAGCGGTTACATCTGCTGAATTATTGGCACAGGCGGCGATAAATGAGGGTAAGTATGCCCAGGCCTTCCCCGCTTTTGGTGCGGAGAGAAGGGGTGCCCCGGTGGTGGCCTTTGTCAGGATAGACAGTGATAATCCGATACGGGTAAGGGCTGAAATTGATGAGCCTGATGTTGTGGTGGTACTGGCCTCGGATCTTTTGCGTGTCGTTAATGTCAGCTCCGGTCTTAAGGCTGATGGTATACTGGTGATTAATACCCCGAAGACAGCGGATGAGATTATAAAAGAGTTTCACTACAAGTGGGCACTGGCGACGGTTGACGCGACCCGGATTGCCCGGGAGACGCTGGGGGTGCCTATTGTCAATACTGCTATGGTCGGGGCCTTGCTGAAAGCTGCTGAGGTTACCAAACTGGACTCCCTGATAGAGCCGCTGAAGCATCGCTTCGGTCGGCTGGCGGATAAGAACATCAATGCGATGCAGAAAGCGTATGAGGGAACTACGGTAAGGGGGAAGAGCAATTGA
- a CDS encoding DUF61 family protein, whose product MSESRRMDSELPYERILQKYLTGELRVLNAHLPGSQKLLSDLWDEEYPHVLCNDGSIHLFKRKELKYLAGLIDADEQKMLSLPILIEVSAGRSEMAVLCPGEVEKKVIQKILDMPLDVREGRIALYRPQLALVRRLLRTTTQYVFSAQL is encoded by the coding sequence TTGAGCGAAAGTAGGCGGATGGATAGCGAGTTACCCTACGAGAGGATACTTCAGAAGTACTTAACGGGTGAACTGAGGGTGTTGAATGCCCACCTGCCTGGCAGCCAGAAATTGCTTTCCGATTTGTGGGATGAGGAGTACCCTCACGTACTATGTAATGACGGCAGCATCCACCTCTTCAAGCGGAAAGAGCTGAAGTATCTGGCCGGTTTAATAGATGCTGACGAGCAGAAGATGCTGTCGCTGCCGATACTTATCGAAGTAAGTGCCGGGCGGAGTGAAATGGCGGTGCTTTGCCCCGGAGAGGTGGAGAAGAAGGTAATACAGAAGATACTTGATATGCCGCTGGATGTAAGGGAAGGAAGGATTGCTCTATATCGGCCGCAGTTAGCCCTGGTGCGGAGATTGCTGAGGACAACGACGCAGTATGTTTTCTCTGCTCAGCTTTAG
- a CDS encoding V-type ATP synthase subunit D yields MSQLIKVTRPTKIELIKLRRRLTLASRIQKLIKDRVSILVMEFLQIAGQTVEVKKGLLDDFSAMYKALSLAAGYHGYIALEKELTASEGGLEVVAGLRNIGGVKIPAFELKKDKQTLRGYSMIDTSSWLDRTAELSEKCLEAVVELAELQRGMAQLGMEINRTKRIVNALEHLIIPGLQATIKYLNMKFEERDREEKSRLKRVKVLLERK; encoded by the coding sequence ATGTCACAGCTTATTAAAGTAACCAGACCGACCAAGATTGAGCTGATTAAGCTAAGGCGGCGGCTTACCCTTGCTTCCAGAATCCAGAAGCTCATCAAGGACAGGGTATCGATACTGGTTATGGAATTCCTGCAGATAGCCGGACAGACAGTAGAGGTGAAGAAGGGTCTGCTTGATGATTTCTCTGCGATGTATAAGGCCCTGTCGCTGGCTGCCGGTTATCACGGTTATATTGCTCTGGAGAAGGAACTCACTGCCAGCGAGGGCGGCCTTGAGGTTGTTGCCGGCTTGAGAAATATCGGCGGGGTGAAAATCCCCGCTTTTGAGCTGAAGAAGGATAAGCAGACGCTCAGGGGCTACAGTATGATTGACACCTCTTCCTGGCTGGACCGGACTGCCGAGCTGTCGGAAAAGTGCCTGGAGGCTGTCGTCGAGCTGGCCGAGCTGCAGAGAGGCATGGCTCAGCTGGGTATGGAGATTAACCGGACCAAGAGGATAGTGAACGCTTTGGAGCATTTGATAATCCCCGGTCTGCAGGCAACGATAAAATACCTTAACATGAAGTTTGAAGAGAGGGATAGAGAGGAGAAGTCGAGGTTAAAGCGGGTGAAGGTACTGCTTGAGCGAAAGTAG
- a CDS encoding V-type ATP synthase subunit B yields the protein MTLDSLYVKETKAISRTKGSLLIAESIPGVQFNEMVDVRLANGEIRRGQAIDISKEATIIQVFGGVSEVDLVASRVRCKGETLKLPVARDILGRIFDGSGNPIDGGSAIIPRDYLDVNGGLVNPAGREPPAEFIETGISAIDGLNALVRGQKLPIFSGSGLPHNRIVAQLIRQASVKKTEEQFAIVFGAIGISYDDADFFMQNLEQTGAREKTVAFINTASDPVIERISTPRLALTAAEYLAWQEGMHVLVIITDITNYCEALRELSAMREEIPSRRGYPGYMYTDLATMYERAGRITGKEGSVTVMPILTMPDDDITHPIPDLTGYITEGQIVLSRDLERKGIYPPIDVFLSLSRMMKEGIGAGKTREDHNNVFMQLYAAYAEGCNLREISTIIGAEALGERDRLYLNVADRFEREFISQGEGTKRKVEDTLDIGWSIFSALPEEDLKLIGEDLIKKYLPKYAGGA from the coding sequence ATGACACTGGACTCACTGTATGTAAAAGAGACAAAGGCAATCAGCCGTACCAAGGGGTCGCTGCTGATTGCGGAGAGTATTCCGGGTGTGCAGTTCAATGAGATGGTCGATGTGAGGCTTGCCAATGGTGAGATAAGACGCGGTCAGGCGATAGATATCAGTAAAGAAGCGACCATTATTCAGGTCTTCGGCGGTGTCAGTGAAGTGGATCTGGTGGCCAGCCGGGTGAGGTGTAAAGGAGAGACCCTGAAGCTGCCGGTAGCTAGAGATATTCTGGGTAGAATATTCGACGGTTCGGGAAACCCGATAGACGGCGGGTCAGCGATAATTCCCCGGGACTATCTCGATGTCAACGGCGGGCTGGTCAATCCGGCCGGTCGTGAGCCTCCCGCCGAATTTATTGAGACCGGTATCTCGGCGATAGATGGCCTCAATGCTCTGGTCAGGGGGCAGAAGTTGCCGATATTCAGTGGCTCCGGACTGCCCCACAACCGGATTGTGGCGCAGCTGATCAGGCAGGCTTCGGTTAAGAAGACGGAAGAGCAGTTTGCCATTGTTTTTGGTGCCATCGGCATCAGCTATGATGATGCCGACTTTTTTATGCAGAATCTGGAGCAGACCGGTGCCCGGGAGAAAACAGTGGCCTTCATCAACACCGCTTCTGACCCGGTTATTGAGCGGATATCAACCCCGCGCTTGGCCCTGACCGCCGCTGAGTACCTGGCCTGGCAGGAGGGGATGCATGTGCTGGTTATTATTACCGACATCACCAACTACTGCGAAGCACTGCGCGAGCTCTCCGCGATGCGTGAGGAGATACCTTCGAGGAGAGGCTATCCCGGGTATATGTATACCGACCTGGCTACGATGTATGAGAGAGCGGGCCGGATTACAGGCAAGGAAGGGTCGGTGACCGTAATGCCCATCCTGACTATGCCTGACGATGATATCACCCACCCTATTCCTGATCTGACCGGCTATATTACGGAAGGGCAGATCGTCCTTTCCCGTGATTTGGAAAGAAAGGGGATATACCCGCCGATTGATGTTTTCCTCTCCCTGTCACGGATGATGAAGGAGGGTATCGGGGCTGGTAAGACCAGAGAAGACCATAATAACGTCTTTATGCAGCTCTATGCCGCTTATGCCGAAGGGTGTAACTTAAGAGAGATATCGACCATCATCGGAGCCGAAGCACTGGGGGAGAGAGACAGGTTATACCTGAACGTTGCCGACCGGTTCGAGCGGGAGTTTATCTCTCAGGGAGAGGGCACTAAAAGAAAGGTTGAGGATACCCTGGATATAGGCTGGTCGATATTCTCGGCCCTGCCTGAAGAGGACCTGAAGCTGATTGGTGAGGATCTGATTAAGAAATACCTTCCCAAGTATGCCGGAGGGGCTTAG
- a CDS encoding V-type ATP synthase subunit A: protein MGKVWRISGPLVIGEDMKGAQVYEIVEIGSDRLVGEVIGLDEDKAIIQVHEDTQGLKVGEEVKGTGTILTAELGPGLLGSIYDGLQKSLTVLLENNSFIERGAKAFALPRDKKWHFTPTVKVGDAVGEGDIIGTVPETHLVEHRIMVPVGMKGVIKKIAEGDYTVIEPVALLEEDGGGEKEIIMMQKWPVRKPRPYRRRFAASKLLITGMRILDYMFPLALGGKAAIPGGFGTGKTVALQQLARWAQTQINIYVGCGERGNEMADVLHSFRRLKDPKTGRLLQEKEIFIANTSNMPVVAREASIFVGITMAEYFRDMGYDVLLVCDSTSRWAEAMREIGGRLEEIPGEEGFPAYLGSRLASFYERSGLVECLGGPDRNGSVTVTGAVSPPGADFSEPVTQNTLRIVDAFFALDTALANKRHFPAINWLTSYSLYVDWVKDWWSEISPQWETTRAIALKLLQQEAELEEIVRLVGPEALPESDKLVLMVTRMIREDFLMQSAYNEVDTYCVPLKAQLMLQTINRFYELAQQMLESGVTTAEIRTSPIIPRISRMKNIPNDEAEEKIKELWAEMETSLVPQRGGVA from the coding sequence ATGGGTAAAGTATGGCGCATCTCCGGGCCTCTGGTCATCGGTGAGGATATGAAGGGGGCCCAGGTTTATGAGATTGTTGAAATAGGCAGTGATAGGCTGGTCGGGGAGGTCATCGGACTGGATGAGGATAAGGCAATAATCCAGGTACATGAGGATACCCAGGGTCTCAAGGTTGGTGAGGAAGTTAAGGGGACGGGGACTATTCTGACCGCCGAACTGGGGCCCGGACTTCTGGGGTCTATCTATGACGGACTGCAGAAGTCACTGACCGTACTGCTGGAGAACAACTCGTTTATCGAGCGTGGCGCCAAGGCGTTTGCCCTGCCGCGTGATAAGAAGTGGCACTTTACCCCTACGGTCAAGGTAGGTGATGCCGTCGGCGAAGGCGATATTATTGGTACCGTTCCCGAGACCCATCTTGTCGAGCACAGGATAATGGTCCCGGTAGGAATGAAGGGTGTCATCAAGAAGATAGCTGAAGGCGATTACACTGTCATCGAGCCGGTAGCGTTGCTTGAAGAGGATGGCGGCGGCGAGAAAGAGATTATTATGATGCAGAAATGGCCGGTGAGGAAGCCTCGCCCCTACCGGCGGAGGTTCGCTGCCTCCAAGCTGCTCATTACCGGTATGAGGATTCTCGACTACATGTTCCCGCTGGCGCTCGGTGGCAAGGCGGCGATACCCGGTGGCTTTGGCACCGGAAAGACGGTTGCCCTACAGCAGCTTGCCCGCTGGGCTCAGACGCAGATCAATATCTACGTCGGTTGCGGCGAGCGCGGCAACGAGATGGCTGACGTGCTGCACAGCTTCCGAAGACTTAAGGACCCGAAGACGGGCAGGCTACTGCAGGAGAAGGAGATATTTATCGCCAATACATCCAACATGCCGGTGGTAGCCCGTGAGGCGAGTATCTTTGTCGGCATTACTATGGCGGAGTACTTCCGGGATATGGGCTATGATGTGCTGCTGGTCTGCGATTCGACATCGCGGTGGGCGGAGGCGATGAGGGAAATCGGAGGACGGCTTGAGGAGATACCCGGTGAAGAGGGATTCCCGGCCTATCTGGGCTCGCGACTTGCTTCATTCTACGAGCGGTCCGGCCTGGTGGAGTGTCTGGGGGGGCCGGATAGGAACGGTTCGGTGACCGTAACCGGGGCGGTCAGTCCGCCGGGGGCTGACTTCAGCGAACCGGTAACCCAGAACACGCTTAGAATTGTGGATGCCTTCTTTGCCCTGGATACCGCGCTGGCTAACAAGAGGCATTTCCCGGCGATAAACTGGCTGACCAGCTACAGCCTCTATGTTGACTGGGTGAAAGACTGGTGGTCCGAGATCAGCCCGCAGTGGGAGACTACCCGGGCTATTGCCTTGAAGCTTTTGCAGCAGGAGGCCGAGCTTGAGGAGATTGTCCGGCTGGTTGGTCCCGAAGCGCTGCCGGAGAGTGATAAGCTGGTACTGATGGTTACCAGAATGATACGGGAAGACTTCCTGATGCAGAGTGCCTATAACGAAGTCGATACCTACTGCGTACCGCTCAAGGCGCAGTTGATGCTGCAGACGATAAACAGGTTTTACGAACTGGCCCAGCAGATGCTGGAATCAGGAGTAACTACTGCCGAAATCCGCACCTCACCGATAATCCCCAGGATATCCCGGATGAAGAATATCCCCAATGATGAGGCTGAAGAGAAGATTAAGGAGTTGTGGGCGGAGATGGAGACGAGCTTAGTACCCCAGAGAGGAGGAGTGGCATGA